CTTCTGATGAATTAAGGTCATCTTCTTGGTCCTGGTTTTGGTCAAATTCTTCTAAAGTTTCAGAATCTTCTTCTAAATTAGATTCGTCAGTCTTTTGTGCTGAAATTTCTGAGTTTTCTAAATCTAAATTAACTAAAGAAGAATTTTTGTCATCTTTTTGGTCTAAATCATCTACTGATTCAATAATTTCAAGCTCAACTAAATGACAAGGACATTCGCTATTAAGTTCTTCAAGATGATTTTCATCATCACAAACTGGACACTCAATTGGATGATCGGTGTTATTTTGCTTTAATGCATAGAGAATTTCTTCAATAGTTTTCTCATTTTCAGTAATTAAAATTTCGGTTTTTGGTTTTTCTTTGTTAATTTTAGATTTTAAACTTTGTAAATCAAAATCTTGTGATTGGTCCAAAGTTAAATTTTTAGGTTGACTAGTTTTTTGATTTGGCTGAGTTGATTCATTTAGATTGAAATTCGGGTCATCAGCCAAAATTTTAGCTATAAATTGTTCTTTTTTTTCTTGACTAAGTGACCTAAAATTAATCGCTAAAGGAAAGGAAATTACAGATCCAAATTTCTTATTACGCAAAACTCAAAGTCGAACTGGTGTTTTAAGACTTTCAATTTTTAGAAAAACATCAACTAGAGAGTTAAAAAGACCAACGGTTTCCTTTGCGAATTTTAGCCTATAATAACAGTCTTTTTCATTGTGAAACTCGTCACAAATCTCTGTGAGATAAAATCTTAACGTTTTGGTTTTGTTCATTTTTCTAGCGACTTCTTTTTAATCTTTATATTTAAAGTAATGTAAATTATAGAGTAAAATTTGTAATTATACTAATAAAAAATAAATTTTGCTTTTGAACAAACGCAAAATCTATTTCAATTTTAACATAAAACGAATAAATTTTAATGTTATTTTCACAAATTTTTCTGTTTTTACATTTTAGTTTTGATTTTTTGCCTTTTTGAAAATTATACTATAATTTTAAAGCATAATTTAATTTTTTATATATTATTTTTTGCATTTTTTTTCATTTAGCAAAAAAAATTGCAAAAATAAAAATTAAAGGGCTTATAAGACAAAAAAAGCTATAAATTCATAGCACAAAATTTATTTTTAGGTTTTTTAGATATATTAATTTATTAGTTTATCACGAGTTTCCCAATTTGATGAGATAATCTTTTAAAAAGGTGTCCAGTTTTGGCATTTTTTAACATTTTTGGCAAAAGTTAATTACCTATTTTAAAACACGGCAAAAATCAATTTATCAATAAAATAACAAAAACCATCAAAAAACATAACTACTATTTAAACTCAATGTAAATAGGGTAATGTTAAATATTTTGTGTTTTTAAAGTAAATTTATTTTGATAAAATTTATTATGAAGGACCAAAATATGAAAAAACAGCAAAAAACATTATCCCCATTTGAGTTAGAAGCTAAAAAACTTGTTGACAAATACGCTGATTATAAAAAAATAAAAAAAGAAGATTTTCACAACGAAATTTCGCATATGTTTAAAACTTTTACTGAGGCGCTCTTAAGGGCGGAATTAAGCCAACATTTAGGCTATGAAAAAAGTAACCGAAGCAAAAAAGGCGTGCATAGGCCAAATAAGCGAAACGGATTTTCGGACAAAACTGTGAATTATAATCATAATAGTTTTCGTCTAAAAATACCAAGAGATCGAAATGGCACTTTTGAGAACAAATTACTCGGTAAATACGAAACAAATTTAGGCGATATCGAAGAGCAAGTGTTTTCACTTTTTGCATCAGGAATGTCATATGAAAATATTGTTAACACAATAAAAAGTATCTATAAAAAAGAAATAAGTAATGCCTGAATTTCTTCAGTTACTGACAAATTATTGCCTGAAATTGAAAAGTGAAAATCGCGAAAAATTGAGAATTCCTATCCAATTTTGTACATTGATGGGATGTTTTTTAATGTTAAAGAAAACGGTGTTTTTGTCAAAAAATCACTTTATCTTATTCTTGCAATTGATTGGGACGGAAATAAAAAAGCACTGGGATTTTGGATTAAAAATACCGAATCAGCAAGTAATTGACTTGATGTTTTTAACGAACTAAAAACTCGCGGGCTGGAAGATGTTCTAATAATTTCTTGCGATAATCTAAGCGGAATTAGTCAAGCAATTGAAGCGGTTTTCCCGCAAACAGATGTTCAAAAATGTGTTGTTCACCAAATTAGAAACTCGCTTTTAAAAGTTTCTAACAAAGACAAAAAAGAGTTTGTCCTTGATATGAAAAAGATTTATCAAGCGGCTAATCAAGAATTTGCAATGCAAAATCTCCCAAATTAAAAATATAAATGCAACACATACGTATTTTTAAAATCGCCGTTTGGCGATTTTTTTAAACCTTAAATCACCAAGTTATCATTAAAGACCTCTAAAGCGGATTTTCAATTAAAAATTTCCCTAGGCATTGAGTTAATTTTACTGATTGTATTTTGCAAATCATCATCGCTGATTAGGTTGAAATCAAAACCTTTTGGATAAAACCTTCTAATTAATCCATTGGCATGCTCGTTAGAACCTCTTTGAAATGAAGCATATGGCTCTGCTTTATAAACTATTATTTTTAACCAATATGCCAATAATGCAATTTGCTCAAATTCAAATCCATTGTCGCAAGTGATTGTTTTGATATATAAATTATTTTCATTTGCAAGATCTTTGATGGCTTTATTGATGACTCTGGGATTTTTATTTCGTACTTTTTTAGCAAATAATTTTCTGGTTTTTCTTTCTACTAAGGTAAGGATACTATCGTGTCCGCTAACTTTTTTGCCAACTACTAAATCTAGCTCTCAATGTCCAAAATCTTGCCTTGAATCTATGGATTTATCCCGTGCTCAAATGGGTTTTACATAACCTGATGGAACTAATCTTTGCACGACATTTCTGGTTCTTTTTCCACCTTTTTTGTAATATTGTCTGAGTCTGTCACTCCTAACTATTACCCATTTATTAGTTTTGATTCAGTTAAAAACAGTCTTTAAAGAAGGTCTTTCAATGTTCGGAAAATTTTCCGCTATATAAAAATATGTCGCTTTAACTCCATGAACTTTTTTGTCATATTTTACTGCAAAAATTTTGCTAAATTCCTCGTATTTTCCTAGTTCAACAAATCTAAAATAATACCTATGATAATATCTTTTTCGTCTTTTTGTTATTGCCAAATTAGCTTCATAAATTCCATATTCATTTAGATTTCTTTTAATTTCTCTTGAGACAGTTGAGGGTGCAACATTAAGTTGTTTAGCGATATATCTAATACTTTTATTGTTCTGCAATAAAAACTCAATTTTTACTAAATCTTCGAAACTAAAATGTTTAAATTTTCTTTTTTCCATGATACTTCCTAAATAAAAAAATGCAACAATAATATTATTATACCATATGTTGCATTCTTATCTTCTATTTAGGAGAATTTGCAATGCAAAATCTTGATAAATTTGCGGAAAAATGAGGCCAAAAATATCCTTCAATTATCAAGTCTTGGTATACAAATTTCGTTGAACTAACGACATTTTTTAAATATCCATATGAATTGAGGCAAGCAATTTATACGACAAATTTAATTGAGTCAATGAATAGAATAATTAGGAAAAATACAAAAACAAAAGGCGGAATTCAAAGTGTAAATTACCTTTCAAAAATAACTTATTTAACTCTCCAAAACGCATCTACAAAATGACAAAAGGTAAGAAATTGATTCATGATTAAAAAACAATTAGAAATTATTTTCCCTAATCGGTTAAATAATGTAAAATTAAATTAGATTACATTTCTATTTGAAAAATCCATAAAAATTTAAAACACAAGATTATGAACACACCCTTAGGCGATATCGAAGAGCAAGTGTTTTCACTTTTTGCATCAGGAATGTCATATGAAAATATTGTTAACACAATAAAAAGTATCTATAAAAAAGAAATAAGTAATGCCTGAATTTCTTCAGTTACTGACAAATTATTGCCTGAAATTGAAAAGTGAAAATCGCGAAAAATTGAGAATTCCTATCCAATTTTGTACATTGATGGGATGTTTTTTAATGTTAAAGAAAACGGTGTTTTTGTCAAAAAATCACTTTATCTTATTCTTGCAATTGATTGGGACGGAAATAAAAAAGCACTGGGATTTTGGATTAAAAATACCGAATCAGCAAGTAATTGACTTGATGTTTTTAACGAACTAAAAACTCGCGGGCTGGAAGATGTTCTAATAATTTCTTGCGATAATCTAAGCGGAATTAGTCAAGCAATTGAAGCGGTTTTCCCGCAAACAGATGTTCAAAAATGTGTTGTTCACCAAATTAGAAACTCGCTTTTAAAAGTTTCTAACAAAGACAAAAAAGAGTTTGTCCTTGATATGAAAAAGATTTATCAAGCGGCTAATCAAGAATTTGCAATGCAAAATCTTGATAAATTTGCGGAAAAATGAGGCCAAAAATATCCTTCAATTATCAAGTCTTGGTATACAAATTTCGTTGAACTAACGACATTTTTTAAATATCCATATGAATTGAGGCAAGCAATTTATACGACAAATTTAATTGAGTCAATGAATAGAATAATTAGGAAAAATACAAAAACAAAAGGCGGAATTCAAAGTGTAAATTACCTTTCAAAAATAACTTATTTAACTCTCCAAAACGCATCTACAAAATGACAAAAGGTAAGAAATTGATTCATGATTAAAAAACAATTAGAAATTATTTTCCCTAATCGGTTAAATAATGTAAAATTAAATTAGATTACATTCTATTTGAAAAATCCATAAAAATTTAAAACACAAGATTATGAACACACCCGTAAATAGAAAACTCATTTTTATTTACATTGAGCCTAAAAAAACATATGAAGTTTTGAAAGAACAATAACCAAAAGCCCTAAATTTATAGATTTCTAAACGGTTAAATTTAAGGCATTCCATCATATTTAAAAATATGACGGAAAATTCGCGTTTTCTGATTTTTTAGCCAAAGAACATAAGTAATTCCCCCTTAATTCAACACAAAATTTATTAATTTATTCTTAGTCAGGATTATTATAACATAATTTTTTCCTAGACCAAGCATTTTTTTTTTTTTGCAGAATATTAAATAAAATCGGCATAAGACAAAAAAGCTATAAATTCATAAAACAAAATTTATTTACAGTTTTTTTAGATATATTAATTTATTAGTTTATAATTCTAAGCGTAACATTAATTTTTTTTAAAGGAAAATAATAAAGAATGATACCAACCTATAAAACTAAAAAATTTATTGATGAAATTAAATTTTTTAATAAAAAAGTTCTTTTACGTGTTGATTTTAATGTTCCAATTCTTGAAGGGAAAATTACTTCAACAAAAAGAATTACCGCGAGTTTAAAAACCATTGAGAAAATTGTTACTGATGGTGGTAAACTTATAATTTTATCACACCTTGGTAGGGTTAAAACCCCTGAAGATTTGAAAAAAAAGTCACTACGAATTGTTGCCGAAGAATTAGCTAAAATTTCACAAAAAGAAGTCAAATTTGTTGCTCAAAACCGAGGCAAAGAAGTTGAAGAAGCAATTGATCAACTTGAAAACGGACAAATTTTAGTGCTTGAAAACACAAGATTCCAAGATCTTGAAAACAAAGCTGAATCAAAAAATAATCCAGAACTTGGAAAATACTGAGCTTCATTAGGTGATGTTTTTATAAATGACGCCTTTGGAACACTTCACCGTGCTCATGCATCTAATGTCGGAATTGCAACTCACATCAAAGAGTCAGCAATTGGTTATCTTGTAAAAGAAGAACTTGATGCACTATCAAAAATTGTTTTTGAACCAGAAAAACCTTTTTATGCAATTATTGGTGGGGCAAAAATTTCTGACAAAATCGGGATAATTTCAACTCTACTTGAAAAAGCTGACAAAGTTTTAATTGGTGGAGGAATGGGCTATACATTCAAAAAAGCCCTTGGATACAAAATTGGAAAGTCAATTGTTGAAGAAGACAAAATTGATTTAGCCCTAAGTTTAATTAAAAAGTACACTGATAAATTAATTTTACCGCTTGATGCTGCTTTGTCTGAAACATTTGAAGATGTAGCCCCAGTTTATAACGAAAAAAATCCACTTGAAATTCCAGATCACCTTGAAGGTTTAGATATTGGTCCAATGACTATAAAATTATTTGAATCACATTTAAAAGATGCAAAAACTATTTTGTGAAATGGGACTCTTGGTGTTGCTGAGTTTTCTAATTTTGCCACCGGAACTCGTGAAATTGCGAAAGTAATCTCAAAACTTGAAAATTGCTACAGCGTAATTGGTGGTGGTGATTCAGTTGCCGCAATCGAAGCTGAAAAATTAGGTGATGCTTTTAGTCATGTTTCAACTGGTGGTGGTGCTTCAATTAGTTTTATTGAAAAAGGCGATCTAATCGGCCTAGGCCCAATTCAGGAAAAAGCCTAAGAATTTATAGTATTTTTTTAATTTTCTCACTTAACAAGTCCTGTTTTTTAAGTCAAAAAAACAGGACTTGTTCATTTTTTATTTTATAAGTAAAGTAGATTAATTTTTATGAAAAGTGTTTTCTTTGACGAAAAAATTGTTGAATCTCTAACTAAAACTGAAAAAATTATTATTAAATTGGCAGAGGAAAATCCACAATTTTTCTATCAGTCCAATCTAAAATCATTAGCAAATAAAACCCAATCTTCAATAACGCTCATTTCAAATTTAGCAAAAAAATTAAGCTTTTCGAGCTTTAAAGAAATGCAGTTTCATGTTTATTATTTATTCCTTAATTCAGAACAAATTTCAAATAAAGTTAAAAATCAGCAAAAAACAGATAAAAACAAGCTAATTATCGAACAACTTTATAAATATTATCATAATTCATTAGTTCAAACATTAGAGCTTGTTGATCTTGAAAAAATACAGGATTTTGCCCGTAAAATTATCGAGAGCAAAAAAATTTTTATCTATGGGGCTGGTTCTTCTTCAATTGGGGCCAGCGAACTAGCGATTAATTTGCAAAAATTAGGACTAAATTCAGTTAGTTTTCGTGATTTTCATAATTTTTTATTAGTTAGTGTTCAATCTCAAGCCTTAAAAATTTTGTTTTCAAAATCTTGTAAAACAAAGGAAATTAATTTTGTTATTAAAAAGTTTATTGAAAATAACGACAATTTTATTGTAATAACAGCAAAAAAACAAATCGATATTCCCAAAAAAAATTTAATTTTTTACCAAACACTCGAGCAAAAAAACCGTTTTATTTCGATCTCATCGAAAATTAACCAACAATTTATTTCTGATGTTATTTTTTTCAGTGTTGCTAATTTAATTTCTGAGCAATACGAAGAAAATTACAAGAAAAACCTTGAAATTCTTAAAGAATGAAACGAGTAGTTGAAAAACATTCATAAAAAACTTCAAATTTGCAAAAATTTTTTTATTTTTCTTTTATTTTTAACTAAATAATGGATTATTTAAGTATATAAAATTAAAAGAAAGGAAGGTTTTTATGAGTATTTTTTCTAAAGATTTTATTTTTTTAGACCAAGATCTTAATTCAAAAGAAGAAGTTTTTGAATTTATTGCTCAAAAAGCAGTCAATCTTGGAATTGGAACTGAAAAAAATAAAATCTTTGACGATCTTTTGGCTCGTGAAAATGAAATCTCTACTGGACTTGAGTCAAATTTTGCAATCCCTCATGCTCAAAGTAGCGCTATTGAAAAACCGGCCCTGCTGTTTTTAAGTCTAAAATCTGGGCTTGATTGGCAAAATTTTGATGATTCTAAGGCAAAATTTATTTTTTGCATTTTGTTGCCAAAGTCTGGTTTTGAACAAAATCAAGTTGAAATTTTGGCAAAAGTTGCACGAATTATTCTTAATCCCGAAATTAAAGAAATAATTTTATCCAAAGATGAAAATGTTATTTTTAATAGCATTTCAAAGTTTATTTTTGAAAAAGATCAAGTGGAAAATCACGAGACAAATTCCCAAAAAATTCCCATAAATGCAAAAAAAGTTGTTGGAATCACATCTTGTACCGTTGGAATTGCTCACACTTATTTAGCAGCTGAAAAATTAGAAATGGGACTAAAACAAAATGGCTATATCCCTAAAATTGAAACTCGAGGGTCAGTTGGTCCTAAAAATGTTTTAACAAAAGAAGATATTGAAGAGGCCGAATTTGTCATAGTTGCCAGTGATCTTGAAATTGACAGCTCAATTTTTGACCAAAAAAAGGTCTATTTTACAAGCACTAAAGCCGCAATCCATGAAACTGAAGATGTAATCCAAAAAGCAAAAAAAGCACCAATTTTACATAACAAACAAAAAAAACAAACCCAAAATCAGGAAAATCGAACTAGCATTGTTAAACATATTATTACCGGAATTTCATACATGATTCCTTATGTTGTCTTTGGTGGAATTATGATCGCCCTTTCGCTAGGAATTGGAAAAGCCATTTATGGAAATGCTGAGGCAGCGCCAAAAGGTGATTTTCTCTGATGAATGCTCGAAATTGGGGTAATTGCCTTTAAATTAATGATCGGTGTTTTAGGTGGCTACATTGCCTACTCAATTGCCGGACGGGCCGCTCTTGCACCAGGATTTATTGTTGCAACTGTCGGTAATACGAACGATTTATTCTATGGTATTGGCGGAATTTCTGTTCAAACACCGATGGGATTTATTGGTGCGGTAATTTTTGGAATTCTTGTTGGTTACAGTGTTAAATTTATTAACTCCCTAAAAATTCAAAAATCTTTAAGCGCAATTTTACCAATTTTTGTAATTCCAATTGGAGTCAGTCTATTTTGATCATTAGTCGTAATTTTCTTAATTGGTGCTCCTATTGGTTGAGTGCTTGACAAATTAATCGCTGGATTAAAGCATGTTTTTGAAAACAAAGACGGAATTGGCCTTGGTGTTGCCTTTCTTCTAGGTCTTTTACTTGGTGGAATGGCAGGATTTGACATGGGTGGTCCAGTAAATAAGGTTGCTTTTTTAACCTCAACAGCGCTAGTTTCAACTCAAGTTTATGAACCAATGGGAATGATGGCAGCTGCAATACCGGTTGCGCCAATTGGAATGGGAATTACAACCTTAATTTGACGGAGAAAATTTACAAAAGAAGAAAAATCACTCGGACTTTCAGCAATAATAATGGGATTTATTGGAATTTCTGAAGGTGCTATTCCTTTTGCAATCGCTGATCCAAAACGGGTAATTAGTGCTAATGTTATCGGTTCAGCAGTTGCTGGTGGACTTGCTGGACTTCTTGCTGTTACAAATCAAGCCGGACATGGCGGACCAATTGTTGCAATTCTTGGTGCTGTTGGTTCAATAAAACACGGAATTGGCCTTGGAATTGCCTTTTTCTTCTTGTCAGTTATTGTCGGAAGTTTTACTACTGCACTAATTTATGGGCTTTGAAAGGATCGTAACTTTAATATTTTTAGCAATTTAGCACGAAAAAATCACAAAAAAGGAGCTAAATAATGAAAATTAAGAAAATAGATAATAAAAAACTCTTTTATATTGTGATTTTTTTGGCCTTAGCTGTCCTTATTTTTGGAATTATCCTTATTAGTTTAAATATTACCGCACACCAAGAATTTATTAACGCAACAATTGCAAAAAAAGAAGCACTACCAAGTCAAGGTTTTGTTTATGGCGTATTTTTACTAGTTATGGGAATTTTAGGACTTATTTTATCA
The DNA window shown above is from Mesomycoplasma ovipneumoniae and carries:
- a CDS encoding MurR/RpiR family transcriptional regulator, encoding MKSVFFDEKIVESLTKTEKIIIKLAEENPQFFYQSNLKSLANKTQSSITLISNLAKKLSFSSFKEMQFHVYYLFLNSEQISNKVKNQQKTDKNKLIIEQLYKYYHNSLVQTLELVDLEKIQDFARKIIESKKIFIYGAGSSSIGASELAINLQKLGLNSVSFRDFHNFLLVSVQSQALKILFSKSCKTKEINFVIKKFIENNDNFIVITAKKQIDIPKKNLIFYQTLEQKNRFISISSKINQQFISDVIFFSVANLISEQYEENYKKNLEILKEWNE
- a CDS encoding IS256 family transposase, whose protein sequence is MKKQQKTLSPFELEAKKLVDKYADYKKIKKEDFHNEISHMFKTFTEALLRAELSQHLGYEKSNRSKKGVHRPNKRNGFSDKTVNYNHNSFRLKIPRDRNGTFENKLLGKYETNLGDIEEQVFSLFASGMSYENIVNTIKSIYKKEISNAWISSVTDKLLPEIEKWKSRKIENSYPILYIDGMFFNVKENGVFVKKSLYLILAIDWDGNKKALGFWIKNTESASNWLDVFNELKTRGLEDVLIISCDNLSGISQAIEAVFPQTDVQKCVVHQIRNSLLKVSNKDKKEFVLDMKKIYQAANQEFAMQNLPN
- a CDS encoding IS256 family transposase; the protein is MNTPLGDIEEQVFSLFASGMSYENIVNTIKSIYKKEISNAWISSVTDKLLPEIEKWKSRKIENSYPILYIDGMFFNVKENGVFVKKSLYLILAIDWDGNKKALGFWIKNTESASNWLDVFNELKTRGLEDVLIISCDNLSGISQAIEAVFPQTDVQKCVVHQIRNSLLKVSNKDKKEFVLDMKKIYQAANQEFAMQNLDKFAEKWGQKYPSIIKSWYTNFVELTTFFKYPYELRQAIYTTNLIESMNRIIRKNTKTKGGIQSVNYLSKITYLTLQNASTKWQKVRNWFMIKKQLEIIFPNRLNNVKLN
- a CDS encoding IS30 family transposase, whose amino-acid sequence is MEKRKFKHFSFEDLVKIEFLLQNNKSIRYIAKQLNVAPSTVSREIKRNLNEYGIYEANLAITKRRKRYYHRYYFRFVELGKYEEFSKIFAVKYDKKVHGVKATYFYIAENFPNIERPSLKTVFNWIKTNKWVIVRSDRLRQYYKKGGKRTRNVVQRLVPSGYVKPIWARDKSIDSRQDFGHWELDLVVGKKVSGHDSILTLVERKTRKLFAKKVRNKNPRVINKAIKDLANENNLYIKTITCDNGFEFEQIALLAYWLKIIVYKAEPYASFQRGSNEHANGLIRRFYPKGFDFNLISDDDLQNTISKINSMPREIFNWKSALEVFNDNLVI
- a CDS encoding fructose-specific PTS transporter subunit EIIC, with product MSIFSKDFIFLDQDLNSKEEVFEFIAQKAVNLGIGTEKNKIFDDLLARENEISTGLESNFAIPHAQSSAIEKPALLFLSLKSGLDWQNFDDSKAKFIFCILLPKSGFEQNQVEILAKVARIILNPEIKEIILSKDENVIFNSISKFIFEKDQVENHETNSQKIPINAKKVVGITSCTVGIAHTYLAAEKLEMGLKQNGYIPKIETRGSVGPKNVLTKEDIEEAEFVIVASDLEIDSSIFDQKKVYFTSTKAAIHETEDVIQKAKKAPILHNKQKKQTQNQENRTSIVKHIITGISYMIPYVVFGGIMIALSLGIGKAIYGNAEAAPKGDFLWWMLEIGVIAFKLMIGVLGGYIAYSIAGRAALAPGFIVATVGNTNDLFYGIGGISVQTPMGFIGAVIFGILVGYSVKFINSLKIQKSLSAILPIFVIPIGVSLFWSLVVIFLIGAPIGWVLDKLIAGLKHVFENKDGIGLGVAFLLGLLLGGMAGFDMGGPVNKVAFLTSTALVSTQVYEPMGMMAAAIPVAPIGMGITTLIWRRKFTKEEKSLGLSAIIMGFIGISEGAIPFAIADPKRVISANVIGSAVAGGLAGLLAVTNQAGHGGPIVAILGAVGSIKHGIGLGIAFFFLSVIVGSFTTALIYGLWKDRNFNIFSNLARKNHKKGAK
- a CDS encoding phosphoglycerate kinase, which translates into the protein MIPTYKTKKFIDEIKFFNKKVLLRVDFNVPILEGKITSTKRITASLKTIEKIVTDGGKLIILSHLGRVKTPEDLKKKSLRIVAEELAKISQKEVKFVAQNRGKEVEEAIDQLENGQILVLENTRFQDLENKAESKNNPELGKYWASLGDVFINDAFGTLHRAHASNVGIATHIKESAIGYLVKEELDALSKIVFEPEKPFYAIIGGAKISDKIGIISTLLEKADKVLIGGGMGYTFKKALGYKIGKSIVEEDKIDLALSLIKKYTDKLILPLDAALSETFEDVAPVYNEKNPLEIPDHLEGLDIGPMTIKLFESHLKDAKTILWNGTLGVAEFSNFATGTREIAKVISKLENCYSVIGGGDSVAAIEAEKLGDAFSHVSTGGGASISFIEKGDLIGLGPIQEKA